The stretch of DNA GGTTCTCAACCACGTTATCCATTGTGTCATCATCCATTGGAGGGCAATAACTGGCAAGTGATGCAGgagcagtttttttttttttttttattagtgtttttattttatttttatttgtttaattatataGGTTTTagatacttttttatttattatttttaataagtaGCCATGTGACTAGCAAGTGACTTCTAAAAAACTGATAGATTCCTTAGAATAGATGGATTCTTTGTGATCATGGACTAGGATTCCTATGTGACTTTTAAGAGACTTTGTAGGCAGCcgttttttattctatttcaacTTTTCAGTTTTCTTAATGGATTATTTTGCAggagttattaattttcattcatGGAGTTGATAACTGTAATATAATTAGTAATTGCCTGTACCAGTGGCTATATAAGCCACTCAAGAAACTGTTTGGAGTAGTTCAGGAATAACAAAATTCAAgttctcttttctcttcaattctctccctactttctctctattattccctcatttctctctctccctctctttcaattctatcTTCAAAGAAAACCTTAGTCAAGTCCGGGTTCCTGACAAAGTGGtatcatggtatcaaagcaatcAATTCTCGATTGTTGATCCAAGCAATTTGTAGCAGTTGATTCTGAGTTATGTTCACAAGGCGACCGGAGGAGATGGTCGAATGAACTCGCATGAAGTAGTTAGAGGCGAGGTTGGACCCCATGGAGATGGGTTTGCGGCAAACTCAGGAGGAGGTGAGTCGTGGTCGGGAGGAGAAAGCGGCCACCAGAGAAGTTGTGCAGTCAATGGGAAGAAGAGTTAAGGAAGAATTTCCTAACCTTGACCAAAGGTTGGATGGGCTCTTGAGAAAGTTCTAAAAAATGCCTCAGGCCAGCCTGCCAAAGGACTTCCCTCCAAGATCCACTTCAAAGCCGATCTTGACAAGAGCAGCCATCATTCCTCATGCTTCTAACTCAGGAAAATGAGGAACGACATGAACTGGATCATGAAGTTCAGGTAAGGGGATCTTATCAAAATCCCCAACACAAATCGATGCTTAGACTGGAAATTCCTATGTTTGAAGGTATAGAATCAAGATGGTGGATTAGGAGGTGTGAAAGATTCTTTCAATACTATAATGTAACTGAATGCCAGAAAATCAGCCTCTCAGCAAACTATCTCAATGATATGGATGATGTGTGGTATCAAGGTTGGATTAAACTGAGGAATGAGGCAAATTGGACTGAATTTGTAGAAGATTTTTATGATAGGTTTGGCAAGAAGAATATGATAAATGTAATTGAGGAATTTAATAAACTGAAACAGGAAGGATCTGTGATGGAATATTAGATCCGATTTGAAGAGTTGAGATCTTTAATGATGAATTCACAACCTACTTTAACTGAGCAATACTTTGTTTCTAGTATTATCAGTGGCTTAAAGGATAAATTGAGGCCAACTGTAAAGATGATGAAGCCTGCCACTGTTAAGCAGGCTGCCAAGAAAGGGAGGTTGCAGGAGCTGGCATTGGAGGCAATTTTCCAAAAACACAAGATCCTACTGGAAAATCATTCTTTGACCGGTAAGCAGGCAGGAGGAAATTCTTGGACTACAACATCAGGATCGAATCAAGGAAACCTAAATCCTAAGGTTTATACTAACTCCAATGTAGTCAAACCTCTTTCTATGGAGCAAAGGAAACAGATAGGGTTGTGCTACAAAGGTGGTGAAAAATTCAATCCAGGACACCAGTGCAAAAGACAATTATTGTATATGGATGAAGAGATAGTAGAAGAAGAGAAGGCCATTAcaaggattggatgaagaaatagTGGCCAGTTACTatgatttcttggggacaagaaatcttttaaggGAGAGAGAATGTCACGACCCGGATGTAGGTAGACGTCCAAGCTCTTGAATGCAATGGATTATTTTGCAGAAGGAGTTGTTAATTTTCAGTTATAGAGTTGATAGttgtaatatataattgtaaATTGTAATATAATTAGTAATTGCTTGTAAGAGTGGACATATAAGCCACTCAAGAAACTATTTGGAGTAGTTCAAGAATAACATAATTCAAGTTCTCTCTATTCTCTTCAAATTCTCTCCCTACTTTCTCTCTGTtactccctcatttctctctctttctccccctCTTTTTCAATTCTATCTTCGAAGAGAACCTTAGTATGGTCCCGGTTCCTAACAAGACACAAGGTTATGACATTATCCATGGTGTCAAACAGTAAAAGGAGGAGATTTTAGCCCCTGCCTTAATATATTGAATGTTGGTAATCAAATGGGCGTCATTCATGAAGCATCCTCGATAGGTGGTATCAGggcaagatttttttattatttgaggaAATTTCAGGCACGAATCTTACAAGTGCTATTAGATCAAAACCTTGCTAAGCTCATTGTATGAGTGTTTCGGGTTAGGAAcctcaacttgttcccatcacATGGGAGAATGCTTCTTCAACTAATGATGACAAGTACCGCTTTGGTATAGAGAAGCCTCTTAGCTCAATCCTTGACTAGAAGTGCAACGAAAGGGTAAACGCTCCCACCTTAATTGAATATTTCTTGATTGAAATCAAAATGCGAATCACCAAGTTCTAAAGGATCATGACATAGTAGATACCAAAATGGTTGTCGTGATTATCTCCTCAAATCATTTGAAAGTCTTATAGATCTCATAGACAATTGGGTTCCTATGACATCCAATGCCCAATGAGAATGACAAACCAGAAAAGGTctaatgaaaaatttgatgcTAGAAAATGGCATGGGTTATAATGGCCTTACAAAGGATTAGCCATGAATATTGATGGttggagatctagaattcatgtaccAAACCCCACCTAGTAGGATTAAAGTTTGTGGttcttgttattgttgttgatgATAAAACTCAATTCAAAGTTCCTAACACCCCAGAGACCCTCTTGCATCAACGGGCCACATCAAGCCAAAATACACATGAAATGTCATGGCAGTCTCCCAAAAGACATGGATGTACGTACCAATAATCTGAGCATGGTTGCATGAGGTTGATTCTAAGGTTACTGTTAGTTACAGAATCTAGGTTGGATATTCTTGATAACCTAGGCTGATATCTGGTGTAGCTGGTGGCTAACTAGCTTGATAATCCCCAAAACTGGAAATAGCTCAATTGTTCTTAAATAGTAATACCAGAGCCAAGAAACAGGACATATGCTGGAAATCTTGAAGCAAACTCATCTGACTCATATGATAGTTAACTAATTCTTTTACCATGTTGGTTATCAGAGAAGGAATTATAGGTATTGCCTGCATCAAATTTCCAATAGACTACACGTCCAACAAGCATACAATTGATTATTCCTAATTTTTGTGGtttacaaccaaattcatccatatgaaagaaatgaaaaatccaATTTGTTTATGTTAAAGAAATGGCACTCGAAATAAGCAAAGTAAATATTCCAAAGGCTAACATACTGATATCAATCTCTGCCAAAACTAGCAAAGCTAATTCACATTCAGGAAATAAGTCCATTCAGTTCAGCTACAgtaaaaattaatcaacaatGAGGACAACTGACACAGGAAATACCTCATGTTCGAGTACAAGATGTATCAAAATCATCAGGAGCAACACGAGCAATCCAATTACTCAGTGTCCGCTTAACATCCAAGTGATTAACATAAGCCAACTCATACATGCTACACAAATTCACCACAAGGGCTTCATTCAAAGCCACCGTAGGGACCCTCTCCAATGCATTCTCCAACACACTGATAGAACTCGACAACTCCCTCAAGTACATCAAGCAGAGCGCCTTGTTATTGATTGCCACCACATCTGAGCCATCTCGTTCAATGCACTCCTCGTACTCCCTAACGGCCGACAAATAATCCTTCCCAACCAAATAAACCAACGCCTTGTTCCTACTTACAAGATTGTGCAATTCAACATCACCCATCCTCTCCTTTACCAACTCCTCAATCTTACTGAATGTCACCTTTGCACCTTCCAAATCCCCAAACTGCATCTGAATGTAACCCAGCTTGGAGAACAAAACCGCGTCCGGCTTCTCCACATCACCATTCCGACTAATCAAATCCTTGATCAGATCCAAACACGCCCCGAACTCCTTCTGACCCAAATGGTGACTAATTATAGAATTCAATACGAAACCTTCGCGTTTCCCCCACAACTCAGCGGAAACACTCCCAGTGTTTGATATTTTGCCTCTGACAAAATCGAGAAGGGTGTACAGCTGATCAAGGGTCTCGTGGCGCTTCCCCATCTTGGAAGGCAGCTCGGCGTGAAGCCAGCGGAGAGCAAAGGGGACCATGGAGCCGGATCGATTCGGGTAGTGCTGAGGGTAGGTCTGGTACTGATACGAAGGGCTGTTGAGATCGTCGTCAAGGGAGTCGAGCTCGGCAGCGGCGTCACCGAAGCGGCGGAGCTTGGTGAGGGCGAGTACATGATAGGATAGATAGGTGAGGTGTTCGTGGGGCTTCGAGAGGAGGGAGAGTTTGCGGGCGCGAGCGACCTTGTCGATGATGGAGCGCCACGATCCCCGGCAGGCCAGATCTTGGAGGGAGGAGAGCTCGAAGCAGAGGTCGTTCAGGGTGGCGAACTGGGTGGTGAGGGGATCGTCGGTAGGGGCGAGAGAGAGGGATTGGAGATCGGCGGCGATCTGGGTTTGGTGGTCTTCAGGTGGAGCTTCGGGGTCCATCTTGGCCGGCGATGACGGGTTTTGCGGCGGGGAGGAGGCCATGGCGTGGCGGTAGTGGTGGCGTCGCCGGATCAGAGCAACTTGCAAGCATGATTCATCGACTCGTCGAGAAGTTATCCGGTAAGCAACGATGAGCCCGTGAACTAAACTGACATAGGCCTCGCTGTCTCTCGTAAACAAAACCAGGACGAAGgggtataaaaataattttaaaaagaaaaaaaaactctttagCAACAAAGCcccttgaaatttaattaaaacacagtattttttaaaaataacataaacctCCACTATTCTCAATagatcaaatcaaataattattttgaccCTATCAATCACCCATAGGGGATTGGTCTTTCCCATTGCCACACACTGGCAATAAAGTTTTTTCTTATCACTGACTTAtagtataattataaaaaaagaaacttaTTATATAATCTATTTTCATAATATTAGAAAGTTTTTTATAGAGCAATCGAGATAATGTTTCTAATCGGAACCCAAAATTGGGTTTTGAACCAACATGGgattttttttgagttttcgttcatattttaattttagaataattttaaaaaaataaagaaaggggATGACATTTTGAAAGATTAATaacatttctaaaaaatatgGATAATCAATGATTTTTAAGCAAATTTCAAAGGCGTCATATGAAATTTACCTAATACTTCATTATCAAAGATTTTAGGAATATGCATTAATCTATTTATATAGTTTGAAAAGTGTTTTTCAATCTAAATTCTGGTTGGCAATTTACTTTTTCTCTAAATCATAATTGAATTATCATATATTTGAAACCATAACCATAGGtggttttaataattttttaattataataataaataataactagtaaggaaaagaaaaaaaaaaacatagtaacaacaacaatgatatttcttatttatgatttcaaaataaaaaaaaaaaaacttcaaaagTAGACTTGGAAATTGCCAATTAAGCTAACCCACCCAAGTCACTAATTAGTATAGCTCATAGGGAGGTAAAAAAGTTAACAACATTTTAATTCTTTCAAAGACTTTACATCAAATCATTAGACTTACAAattgtaaatttgttattttatttgacgACCAACaaagatttataattttacaactaaatagaaaatttaaactaaaatataggTTTAATTGTGCAAGCAATCTTGCAGTTTACCGAAactcaaaacttaatttaaaacacTTTAAGCAATGTCTAGAATTATTAAACTATAATCAATCAATTACTTCTTTTCTAATATCACAATTTGGTGATTTGAGTTGATTTGGTGCGATTGGTTTGagcaatttgatttttttaggtCACCTGTAAAAGATTCATTGGCATATCACCCAAAGGTTGAGACAACCAAGATGAACGACATTGAAGAGTTCTTGTCCCTGAGTTAACCTAGAAGATCTAAACATCCCTAATACAAGTTGACCACAAAAGACAATTAGGGACTTGTGTCCTCTAGTTGGCATAATTA from Diospyros lotus cultivar Yz01 chromosome 6, ASM1463336v1, whole genome shotgun sequence encodes:
- the LOC127804965 gene encoding uncharacterized protein LOC127804965 → MASSPPQNPSSPAKMDPEAPPEDHQTQIAADLQSLSLAPTDDPLTTQFATLNDLCFELSSLQDLACRGSWRSIIDKVARARKLSLLSKPHEHLTYLSYHVLALTKLRRFGDAAAELDSLDDDLNSPSYQYQTYPQHYPNRSGSMVPFALRWLHAELPSKMGKRHETLDQLYTLLDFVRGKISNTGSVSAELWGKREGFVLNSIISHHLGQKEFGACLDLIKDLISRNGDVEKPDAVLFSKLGYIQMQFGDLEGAKVTFSKIEELVKERMGDVELHNLVSRNKALVYLVGKDYLSAVREYEECIERDGSDVVAINNKALCLMYLRELSSSISVLENALERVPTVALNEALVVNLCSMYELAYVNHLDVKRTLSNWIARVAPDDFDTSCTRT